One part of the Terrimicrobium sacchariphilum genome encodes these proteins:
- a CDS encoding malonate decarboxylase holo-[acyl-carrier-protein] synthase, producing MTHRTTALSSARNAVVATWPSRLSRKSAVNVFRRHAFVRLAEGAWCEATPEGGDVEVLREWVAHGRPLIVRRPCLSDEGLEVYLGLALPGKKRMAFRVPVAGIKSIEPPPVWEGEGIRAPGFVFRLYGSRAWELLTGLPYVTPDSDLDLLVDIDSSADWMSFLSADLRLPDELRVDLEVIFGGDASFSWREYLGPAEDILIKSNRRVWLERKNHLATLFT from the coding sequence ATGACGCACAGGACAACCGCGCTATCCTCGGCAAGGAACGCGGTGGTCGCAACGTGGCCCTCGCGGTTATCGAGGAAGTCCGCGGTTAACGTGTTCCGACGCCACGCCTTTGTCCGGCTCGCAGAGGGTGCATGGTGCGAAGCGACTCCGGAGGGCGGTGACGTTGAGGTTCTTCGTGAGTGGGTCGCACATGGGCGCCCACTTATTGTGCGGCGACCGTGTTTGTCGGATGAGGGACTAGAGGTCTATCTCGGCCTGGCTCTGCCCGGCAAAAAGCGAATGGCCTTTCGCGTGCCGGTTGCGGGCATCAAGTCCATCGAACCTCCGCCGGTTTGGGAAGGTGAGGGAATTCGCGCGCCGGGATTCGTCTTTCGCCTCTATGGCAGCCGTGCTTGGGAACTCCTCACGGGCCTGCCCTATGTGACCCCCGACTCCGATCTCGACCTGCTCGTGGATATCGATTCCTCGGCTGATTGGATGTCCTTTCTCTCCGCCGACCTCCGGCTTCCGGATGAACTCCGGGTCGATCTCGAGGTGATTTTTGGCGGTGATGCCTCGTTTAGCTGGCGGGAATATCTCGGACCCGCCGAAGACATTCTCATCAAGTCCAATCGCCGCGTCTGGCTTGAGCGCAAGAACCATCTCGCAACACTGTTCACATGA
- a CDS encoding triphosphoribosyl-dephospho-CoA synthase, translated as MTLSAEEIALCAAKALREELETYPKPGLVSLVDQGSHPDMDAPCFLASIEAITPGFAEMAACAAGSLADLQRIGVTMEQAMRKATNGRNAHRGAIFCLGLLCAAAGVQIAGATESLGQVVATRWGGEIPQAEALEPSSDGVAMCRRFHLGGVRREAALGFPSVYQFGLPAYREALSLGRPAARVQAFFAILEHCEDTTLLKRGGLDGRDFARQCARRFLDDGGVANPEWWQRAQEMHREFVRRNLTAGGVADLLAATLFVEDMERKQ; from the coding sequence ATGACGCTATCCGCCGAGGAAATCGCCCTGTGCGCTGCCAAGGCGCTGCGCGAGGAATTGGAAACCTATCCCAAGCCAGGGCTGGTGAGCCTGGTCGACCAGGGTAGCCATCCCGACATGGATGCGCCGTGTTTCCTGGCATCCATTGAGGCGATCACGCCGGGTTTCGCCGAGATGGCTGCTTGTGCTGCCGGCTCGCTGGCCGACCTCCAGAGGATCGGGGTGACAATGGAACAGGCAATGCGTAAAGCGACGAATGGCCGCAACGCCCATCGCGGCGCGATTTTTTGCCTCGGCTTGCTTTGCGCAGCAGCGGGCGTGCAAATTGCAGGGGCGACCGAGTCACTCGGGCAGGTCGTCGCCACGCGGTGGGGCGGCGAGATACCTCAAGCCGAGGCCCTTGAGCCATCCAGCGATGGCGTAGCCATGTGCCGTAGGTTTCACCTGGGGGGCGTCCGGCGCGAGGCCGCACTCGGATTCCCTTCGGTCTATCAATTCGGCCTGCCTGCTTATCGGGAAGCCCTTTCGCTTGGTCGTCCTGCCGCCCGGGTCCAGGCGTTCTTTGCTATCCTGGAGCACTGTGAGGATACGACGCTCCTAAAGCGAGGAGGGCTGGATGGACGCGATTTTGCCCGGCAGTGCGCACGGCGGTTTTTGGATGACGGTGGGGTCGCGAACCCCGAGTGGTGGCAGCGCGCACAGGAAATGCATCGCGAGTTTGTCCGGCGAAATCTGACGGCGGGAGGAGTCGCGGATTTGCTGGCGGCCACTCTCTTTGTTGAGGATATGGAGAGGAAACAATGA
- a CDS encoding ACP S-malonyltransferase has translation MSQFAIVCSGQGAQTPDLFTSFPFTEKGFALRQRILDARCVGSDVNDWMADPAREPSAIFQNHFSQPLICLYQAMVWAEIADLLPAPAMIAGYSLGELTAYFCAGALSPEDVVRLAGIRAREMDAAGPGGKLIAVTGLSPSMASSLDGALLAIVVSDDHCVIGCSATRAESLARELGAAGARDVVILAVSVASHTALLDAAVEPFRSALQQVGWFDLKTPVLAGISAVKVMRREQMEQVLPEQIHHTVRWDRVQQRIQESGCRVVLELGPGNQLSHMAMARGIEARSVDEFRSVEGIGEWVRATLARLG, from the coding sequence ATGAGCCAGTTTGCCATCGTATGTTCCGGACAGGGCGCGCAGACGCCCGATCTCTTCACGAGCTTTCCTTTCACGGAAAAGGGTTTCGCTCTCAGGCAACGGATTCTTGATGCCCGTTGTGTGGGCTCCGATGTGAACGACTGGATGGCTGATCCAGCCCGCGAACCGTCGGCGATTTTTCAGAACCATTTTTCCCAACCCTTGATTTGTCTCTATCAGGCAATGGTGTGGGCCGAGATTGCTGACCTGCTGCCTGCTCCTGCCATGATCGCAGGCTACAGCCTGGGCGAACTCACCGCTTACTTTTGCGCTGGAGCGCTCTCGCCGGAGGATGTCGTGCGGCTGGCCGGAATACGTGCCCGAGAAATGGATGCCGCTGGGCCTGGTGGCAAGCTGATCGCAGTTACCGGCCTGTCGCCATCCATGGCGTCGTCACTCGATGGAGCTTTGCTGGCCATCGTGGTCAGCGACGATCATTGTGTAATCGGCTGTTCTGCCACCCGCGCCGAGTCTCTGGCTCGGGAGCTTGGCGCGGCAGGAGCTCGTGACGTCGTCATACTCGCTGTAAGCGTGGCCTCTCATACTGCGCTGCTGGATGCCGCGGTCGAGCCGTTTCGATCCGCTTTGCAGCAGGTGGGCTGGTTTGATCTGAAAACTCCGGTGCTCGCAGGCATCAGTGCCGTCAAGGTCATGCGACGCGAGCAGATGGAGCAGGTATTACCTGAGCAGATCCACCATACAGTCCGCTGGGATCGCGTCCAGCAACGCATTCAGGAATCCGGCTGCCGGGTTGTGCTGGAGCTCGGACCCGGTAATCAACTTTCCCACATGGCAATGGCCCGGGGTATCGAGGCTCGCAGCGTCGACGAGTTTCGTTCCGTGGAAGGCATCGGCGAATGGGTGAGGGCGACCCTGGCTCGGCTGGGATAG
- a CDS encoding aldo/keto reductase: protein MESSRRIFLKTTALAGVSYAISGASGQAANLAQLPRRRFGRHEDELSIIGFGGIVVRDADPADAAHRVAEAFEKGVNYYDVAPSYGDAEVKLGPALAPYRKQSFLACKTGKRDRAGAEQEFQQSLQHLQTDYFDLYQLHAITDVARDVDASFAPGGVMEFLIEAKKQGRVRYLGFSAHSIEAARAALDRYPFDSILFPVNFASYVADDFGPQVLKLAEEKGAARLALKALARQSWPKDDPLREEYRKCWYQPLTDPRQAALALRFTLNKPVTAAIPPGDERLFRLAVDLALKDIQPLDTNEEKELYALIDGLNPIFRKV from the coding sequence ATGGAATCCTCCCGGAGAATCTTCCTCAAAACAACTGCCCTTGCTGGAGTTTCGTATGCGATTTCGGGAGCATCCGGCCAAGCGGCCAATCTCGCTCAGCTTCCCCGGCGGCGGTTTGGCCGTCATGAGGATGAACTGTCGATCATCGGATTTGGCGGGATCGTGGTCCGGGACGCTGACCCTGCTGATGCGGCGCATCGCGTGGCCGAGGCTTTTGAAAAGGGCGTCAACTACTACGACGTCGCGCCATCCTATGGCGATGCCGAAGTGAAGCTCGGTCCGGCCCTCGCACCGTATCGCAAGCAGTCCTTTCTTGCGTGCAAGACTGGGAAACGCGATCGCGCTGGCGCTGAGCAGGAATTTCAACAGTCCCTGCAGCATCTTCAGACAGACTATTTCGATCTCTACCAGCTTCATGCCATCACTGATGTGGCCAGGGATGTCGATGCTTCGTTTGCACCGGGCGGTGTGATGGAGTTTTTGATCGAAGCCAAGAAACAGGGTCGCGTCCGCTATCTTGGCTTTTCCGCGCATTCGATCGAGGCCGCGCGGGCTGCACTGGACAGGTATCCGTTTGACTCGATTCTCTTCCCGGTCAATTTCGCCAGTTATGTAGCGGACGACTTTGGCCCCCAGGTTCTCAAGCTGGCGGAGGAAAAAGGAGCGGCACGTCTCGCTCTCAAGGCTCTGGCCAGGCAAAGCTGGCCCAAGGATGATCCGTTGCGCGAGGAATACAGGAAATGCTGGTATCAACCGCTGACTGATCCCCGGCAGGCGGCGTTGGCTCTGCGCTTTACGCTGAATAAACCCGTCACTGCTGCCATCCCTCCAGGCGACGAAAGACTTTTCCGCCTCGCTGTTGATCTCGCTCTGAAAGATATTCAGCCACTTGACACAAATGAGGAGAAAGAGCTCTACGCCTTGATCGATGGGCTAAATCCGATCTTCCGCAAGGTATAG
- a CDS encoding DUF5069 domain-containing protein, whose amino-acid sequence MKIEGLAGCFEKTGGLFYFARMCSKIRLHAHGSLPAEYWEMLGRGFDGRTCRYLKITYEALRDQVLAGASDREALAWCYENGRHLTEEEILIYNSFMSKRGWHDDETDEFIPAMIREYGLPENGSVLTDFDLIEMDEGRWYPDMWRDAWRPT is encoded by the coding sequence ATGAAAATCGAAGGTCTCGCAGGCTGCTTTGAGAAAACTGGCGGACTCTTTTACTTCGCCCGCATGTGCTCGAAAATCCGGCTTCATGCTCATGGCTCGCTGCCAGCGGAATATTGGGAAATGCTGGGGCGAGGTTTCGACGGTCGGACCTGTCGCTACCTGAAGATCACCTACGAAGCCCTGCGCGATCAGGTTCTCGCCGGCGCCTCGGATCGCGAGGCGCTGGCATGGTGCTATGAAAACGGTCGCCACCTCACGGAGGAGGAGATACTCATCTACAACAGCTTCATGAGCAAGCGAGGCTGGCACGATGATGAGACTGATGAGTTCATCCCGGCAATGATCCGCGAGTATGGGCTGCCCGAGAACGGCTCGGTACTCACGGACTTTGACCTCATCGAAATGGACGAAGGTCGCTGGTATCCCGATATGTGGCGGGATGCCTGGCGCCCCACATGA
- a CDS encoding cryptochrome/photolyase family protein has protein sequence MECVLIFPHQLFDPHPAIGPGRKIFMLEDPLFMGTDERWPMRMHRQKVILHRSSMQAYASRLETQGNSVNYLACPSGTGRTESILESALPAQTVGLHVADPVDEILSRRLHRICERKGWRLKVHDTPAFLSPASFLDECFGGRQKPFMARFYQRQRVRMGLLVSPEGKPLGGKWSYDEENRRRLPAHEPVAPAPWLPRNRLAPDLLEEIGRFFPKASGVPAPFVYPSTHEEASEWLDEFLERRLLRFGDYEDAISAKYAVIFHSVLTPALNVGLLTPGQIVERTLRVAQAKRTPLNSLEGFIRQIVGWREFIRAMYVRGGNSMRGQNFWGFSRRMPKAFYNGTTGIEPVDTVVERLLETGYCHHIERLMLLGNIMLLCRIHPDEVYRWFMEMFVDSYDWVMVPNVYGMSQFADGGGFTTKPYLSGSNYLLKMSDFRRGPWCAIWDALFWTFIADYKDVFLANPRMNMMARLVEKQGAKLGEQRRIAERFISSLE, from the coding sequence ATGGAGTGTGTCCTGATCTTTCCCCACCAACTCTTTGACCCGCATCCTGCAATCGGTCCGGGTCGCAAGATCTTCATGTTGGAGGATCCATTGTTCATGGGCACGGACGAGCGGTGGCCCATGCGTATGCATCGGCAGAAGGTGATCCTGCACCGTTCCTCCATGCAGGCTTACGCGAGCAGGCTCGAGACGCAGGGGAATTCCGTGAACTATCTCGCCTGTCCCTCGGGAACGGGACGGACGGAGTCTATCCTCGAGTCGGCTTTGCCTGCGCAAACGGTCGGGTTGCACGTCGCCGATCCGGTGGATGAAATCCTCTCTCGCCGTCTTCACCGGATCTGTGAGCGCAAGGGCTGGCGGCTCAAGGTGCACGACACGCCTGCGTTTCTTAGCCCGGCCTCCTTTCTCGATGAATGCTTCGGTGGTCGACAAAAACCGTTCATGGCCCGCTTTTATCAGCGGCAGCGAGTGCGCATGGGGTTGCTGGTCTCACCCGAGGGGAAACCCTTGGGAGGAAAGTGGTCGTACGATGAGGAAAACCGCAGGCGACTGCCGGCACACGAGCCTGTGGCCCCGGCTCCATGGCTACCCCGGAATCGGCTCGCTCCTGATCTTCTGGAGGAGATCGGGCGCTTTTTTCCGAAGGCCAGTGGCGTCCCGGCACCGTTTGTTTATCCCTCGACGCATGAGGAGGCTTCCGAGTGGCTGGATGAGTTTCTTGAGCGGCGGTTGCTTCGATTTGGAGACTATGAGGATGCGATTTCGGCGAAATACGCCGTCATCTTTCACTCCGTGCTGACGCCTGCGTTGAACGTTGGCCTGCTCACCCCCGGTCAAATCGTGGAAAGAACTCTACGGGTCGCCCAGGCGAAGAGAACGCCGCTCAATTCACTGGAGGGCTTCATTCGCCAGATTGTCGGCTGGAGGGAGTTCATCCGGGCGATGTACGTGCGTGGGGGGAACTCAATGCGGGGCCAGAACTTCTGGGGGTTCAGTCGGCGTATGCCCAAGGCGTTCTACAACGGGACGACAGGTATCGAACCTGTGGATACCGTGGTTGAGAGACTGCTGGAAACGGGCTATTGCCATCACATTGAGCGGCTTATGTTGCTCGGCAATATCATGCTGCTTTGTCGCATTCATCCGGACGAAGTTTACCGGTGGTTCATGGAGATGTTTGTGGATTCCTACGATTGGGTCATGGTTCCCAATGTTTACGGAATGTCGCAATTCGCTGACGGCGGGGGATTTACCACAAAGCCCTACCTTTCCGGGTCAAATTATCTGCTCAAGATGTCTGACTTCCGTCGGGGTCCGTGGTGTGCCATCTGGGATGCACTTTTCTGGACCTTTATCGCCGATTACAAGGACGTCTTTCTCGCAAATCCCAGAATGAACATGATGGCTCGGCTCGTGGAAAAACAGGGGGCGAAGCTCGGCGAGCAACGCCGGATTGCGGAGCGATTCATTTCGAGTCTGGAGTAG
- a CDS encoding fructose-bisphosphatase class II family protein: MNKTVVASPDFERQIEMDFLRATEIAALNTLQWLGKGEKEKADEAASDAIRGMFDLMDISGEVVIGEGIKDKAPGLFKGERVGSWKEGTPRFDIALDPVDGTTNVSKGMPNSVSCIAATQTAADGQPSLQDIPAFYMKKLAYPLKVRQAWMKDPSLPIDIEAPIEEVIDVTARILGKEVRDVVVCVLDRPRNGELIEAVRRKGAALRMIIDGDIAAALAPAMRTSNINLYAGIGGAPEAILSAAGLRCLGGGMRAQIWPKDEEERQSLIASGWGEMLDKQFMSRDLARGESIIFAATGISNSPLLKGVEVEGSVATTHSVLMRARSGTVRFIEAHHNLERKTIHLRSTQAERKV, translated from the coding sequence ATGAATAAAACAGTTGTTGCCTCCCCGGATTTTGAACGCCAGATCGAGATGGACTTTCTGAGAGCCACGGAAATCGCCGCCCTCAATACTCTCCAGTGGCTCGGAAAAGGCGAAAAGGAGAAGGCTGATGAGGCCGCTTCGGATGCGATCCGAGGGATGTTCGATCTCATGGACATCAGCGGAGAAGTCGTCATCGGAGAAGGGATCAAGGACAAGGCGCCAGGTCTCTTCAAAGGCGAGCGTGTCGGGTCCTGGAAGGAAGGGACGCCTCGCTTCGACATCGCGCTCGATCCCGTGGATGGTACGACCAACGTCAGCAAGGGCATGCCGAATTCCGTCAGTTGCATTGCGGCGACGCAGACGGCTGCCGATGGACAACCCAGTCTTCAGGATATCCCTGCCTTTTACATGAAGAAGCTGGCGTATCCGCTCAAGGTGCGTCAGGCCTGGATGAAAGACCCGAGTCTACCGATCGACATCGAAGCACCGATCGAGGAGGTCATCGACGTTACAGCCCGGATTTTGGGCAAAGAGGTGCGCGACGTTGTCGTCTGCGTGCTGGACCGCCCTCGCAACGGTGAACTCATCGAGGCTGTTCGTCGCAAAGGCGCCGCCCTGCGCATGATCATCGATGGCGATATCGCAGCGGCGCTTGCTCCGGCGATGCGGACGTCGAATATCAATCTCTACGCTGGCATTGGCGGAGCCCCCGAGGCCATTCTTTCCGCGGCAGGTCTCCGGTGTCTCGGCGGTGGCATGCGTGCTCAGATCTGGCCCAAGGACGAAGAGGAGCGTCAGTCGCTCATCGCATCCGGCTGGGGCGAAATGCTCGACAAACAGTTCATGTCCCGCGACCTCGCGCGCGGCGAGAGCATCATTTTTGCGGCGACCGGTATTAGCAATAGCCCTTTGCTCAAAGGCGTCGAGGTCGAGGGTTCCGTAGCTACAACGCATTCTGTATTGATGCGCGCCCGCAGCGGCACTGTCCGATTCATCGAGGCTCATCATAATCTGGAAAGAAAGACGATTCACCTGCGGTCCACGCAAGCGGAACGAAAAGTCTAG